The Chordicoccus furentiruminis DNA window CGATGTGCTGCCGGAGGCAGATGACACCGTTTCCCTGCTGTTCCCGCTTTCCGATCCTTTTCCGGGCGCCACGCCTATGCACTCCGCCTCAGCCGATGACGCACGGCTGACGGAGGCGGCGGACACGGTCCGCGACCCCGTCCCGGAACCGGCCGGCGGCGCTGCCAGTCCGGATGAGCCGGCGGCTGCATGTTCCTGACTGAAAACCGTCCCCGCGGACTGTCCGCATCCGGACAGAGCCAGCGTCAGGGAAGCCGCAAACGCGGCGGCTGTCCTCATCCTTCCTCTTTTCATGCGCACTCCTCCGTCAGTGATCCAGCTGATTCACCACGTTTCGCAGGCAGCCGTCCTCAAAGGGACTTACCAGCCCCGCTTCCCGGATCAGATCCGTGAAGAATCCGGACGCGGACAGCCTGCAGAGTTTCAGGTAGCTCGCCCACGCCGCCTTGTAGTCCCGGTCCATCCAGACCTTGTATTCCAGCGCGTCCGTGCCGGCGATGCAGTAATCGATATAGTAGAGCGGGCAGTCAAAGATATGGTGCTGCTTCTGCCAGAAAGCGCCGCGCTCATAGAGATCACAGCCTTCAAAATCCATATGCGGCCGGTACTGCCGCTCGAGATCGAGCCAGACTCCGTTCCGGTCCTTCGGGGAGAGCGCCGGATTCCGGTACATGATCTCCTGAAACTCATCCACCATCGTGCCGTAAGGGATGAAGATCACCGAATCCTCGAGATGCAGCTGTCTGTAACGGTCGGCCCCGCGGCCGAAAAACAGCTCCATCCAGGGCTCCGTAAAAAATTCCATCGACATCGAGTGTGTCTCGGCTGTCTCCATCGTGATATCCGCGTGCTCACGGATCGGATCGTCCGCGGCCAGATAGCCCTGGAAGGCATGCCCGCACTCATGCGTGATCACATCCACGTCGCCGCGGGTGCCGTTGAAGTTGGCGAAGATGAACGGCGCCTTGTAATCCGGCAGATACGTCATATAGCCGCCGGTCTTCTTGGTCTTCCGGCCGAGCACATCGAACAGCTCGTGCTCGCACATAAAGTCCATGAACGCTCCGGTCTCCGGCGAGAGCTCGCCGTACATCTTCCGTCCGGCAGCCAGAATCTCCTCCGGCGTACCGACCGGTCTCGGATTGCCTTCCGTAAAATAGACGCCTTCGTCGATGTAGCGCAGCCGGTCCAGACCGAGGCGTCTTCTGCGAGTCTCATGAATCCGCTCCGCGAAGGGCACAAGATCCTCCTTCACCTGCTTCCGGAAGGAGGCCATCTCGTCACGGCCGTAGCAGTTTCGCCGCATCCTCGCATCGCCCAGCGGCAGATAGGTATCGTACCCCATCGCCTCGCCCTGCTTCGTGCGGCACCGGATCAGCCGGTCGTAGATCTCCTCGATCTCCTCCTCATTTGAGGCATAGAAGGCGGTCACACGGTCCCACGCTGCCTGACGGACCGCCCGGTCCGGACTGCTCAGATACGGTGTCATCAGCGAAAGATTCAGTGTCTCCCCGTTCCACTCGATCTTCGCGGAGGCGAGCAGCTTGTTATAGCGGGTCTCGAGAGCATTTTCCTCCTGCATGAAGGAAATGATTTTCGGATCCACCGATTTCATCGCCAGCTCCATGTTCCGGATCGCCACCGGCCCGATCCGCTTCTCCACGTCTCCGCGGTACGGTGACTCGTACAGTGTCTTCTGGTACTCTGTCATCAGGTTCTCGAAGACAGGTCCGAGCTGATCGTTGTAATCCTGCTCCTTTGCGTAAAATGCATCCGTCACATCGATGTCGTGCCGGATCTCAGCCAGCGTCATCTGCGTCACCGCGTGATCCACCGCGCGGTAATAGCGCTGATGCACGCCGAACGCTTCCCCGCCCGAACGCGCCGCCTTCAGATCCGCGGTAAG harbors:
- a CDS encoding M3 family oligoendopeptidase, giving the protein MVFREFSYTRVDEAGLRAEFASLTADLKAARSGGEAFGVHQRYYRAVDHAVTQMTLAEIRHDIDVTDAFYAKEQDYNDQLGPVFENLMTEYQKTLYESPYRGDVEKRIGPVAIRNMELAMKSVDPKIISFMQEENALETRYNKLLASAKIEWNGETLNLSLMTPYLSSPDRAVRQAAWDRVTAFYASNEEEIEEIYDRLIRCRTKQGEAMGYDTYLPLGDARMRRNCYGRDEMASFRKQVKEDLVPFAERIHETRRRRLGLDRLRYIDEGVYFTEGNPRPVGTPEEILAAGRKMYGELSPETGAFMDFMCEHELFDVLGRKTKKTGGYMTYLPDYKAPFIFANFNGTRGDVDVITHECGHAFQGYLAADDPIREHADITMETAETHSMSMEFFTEPWMELFFGRGADRYRQLHLEDSVIFIPYGTMVDEFQEIMYRNPALSPKDRNGVWLDLERQYRPHMDFEGCDLYERGAFWQKQHHIFDCPLYYIDYCIAGTDALEYKVWMDRDYKAAWASYLKLCRLSASGFFTDLIREAGLVSPFEDGCLRNVVNQLDH